The proteins below are encoded in one region of Ktedonobacterales bacterium:
- a CDS encoding protein-L-isoaspartate(D-aspartate) O-methyltransferase, whose amino-acid sequence MTHTVAGQTDPPDSLIERRAALLATLRQAGVHDERVLQAIRDVPREQFVAPPLRAQAFENIALPIEQGQSISQPLMVAMMTQALELTGAEHVLEIGTGSGYQAAILAKCARSVVTVERWPRLAERAARLLVTLGYTNVQAHIGDGTLGWPPAAPYDAILVTAAAPVIPEPLLQQLGLNGRLVAPVGSPEQQDLLLLLKRGQGIEQRTLGTCVFVPLIGAAAWRERFD is encoded by the coding sequence ATGACACACACGGTTGCGGGTCAGACCGACCCTCCTGATAGTCTTATCGAGCGCCGCGCGGCGTTGCTCGCCACGCTGCGCCAGGCAGGGGTACATGACGAGCGTGTTCTGCAAGCAATCAGAGATGTGCCACGCGAGCAATTTGTCGCCCCGCCGTTGCGCGCGCAGGCGTTTGAGAATATCGCGCTGCCAATTGAGCAGGGCCAGAGCATCTCGCAGCCGCTGATGGTGGCGATGATGACCCAGGCGCTGGAGTTGACCGGCGCAGAACACGTTCTGGAGATTGGCACAGGATCGGGCTATCAGGCGGCCATCCTGGCGAAGTGCGCTCGCTCAGTCGTCACCGTCGAACGCTGGCCCAGGCTGGCTGAACGCGCGGCCAGGCTTCTGGTGACGCTCGGTTATACCAACGTTCAAGCCCATATAGGCGATGGAACACTGGGCTGGCCGCCCGCCGCGCCTTACGACGCGATCCTGGTGACTGCCGCCGCGCCAGTGATCCCAGAGCCGTTGTTACAGCAGTTAGGTCTTAATGGCCGATTGGTTGCCCCGGTGGGCAGCCCGGAGCAGCAGGATTTGCTTCTGCTGCTCAAGCGGGGACAGGGCATTGAGCAGCGCACGCTGGGAACGTGCGTCTTTGTCCCGCTGATTGGCGCCGCCGCCTGGCGCGAACGATTCGACTAA